From Lolium perenne isolate Kyuss_39 chromosome 5, Kyuss_2.0, whole genome shotgun sequence, a single genomic window includes:
- the LOC127302767 gene encoding PHD finger protein ALFIN-LIKE 3 isoform X5 encodes MGKVHAAFQEFQHRRDGLIKALTANLDTIIEEAKKIGKETPYDQRKCLWGLEDKSWELRHAAYPCSEAPPQPEPLPPFEEGMSLIQWTRIVADFSYAWLATFSAYLSSSFTLEESCWRMDGKQLMVLVADATVLLKKTTSRRHTTVSGAGQRGAGVVA; translated from the exons ATGGGCAAGGTGCACGCTGCGTTTCAGGAGTTTCAGCATCGTCGAGATGGCCTTATCAAGGCTCTCACCGCAA ATTTGGATACAATTATTGAGGAAGccaaaaagattggcaaggagacACCAT ATGATCAAAGGAAGTGCCTATGGGGATTGGAGGACAAAAGCTGGGAGCTGCGACATGCTGCATATCCATGCTCCGAGGCTCCTCCGCAGCCTGAGCCGTTACCTCCCTTTGAAGAAGGGATGTCACTAATCCAATGGACTAGGATAGTCGCAGATTTCAGCTATGCTTGGCTTGCGACTTTCTCAGCATATCTGTCCTCCTCTTTTACCCTTGAAGAAAG CTGTTGGAGGATGGACGGCAAGCAGCTCATGGTCTTGGTCGCCGACGCCACCGTGCTGCTCAAGAAAACCACGAGCAGACGACACACGACAGTCAGTGGCGCGGGGCAACGAGGAGCCGGTGTTGTGGCCTGA
- the LOC127302767 gene encoding uncharacterized protein isoform X2 has product MDPSTMRDPPVSVSPEFPSPTSPLSLCSPISPHRSSPPPSLGRQARGRDAHLREGLRLPHQVRGVAGLLLRLRLVRGVLAVASGGNPRSVSGYKMGKVHAAFQEFQHRRDGLIKALTANLDTIIEEAKKIGKETPYDQRKCLWGLEDKSWELRHAAYPCSEAPPQPEPLPPFEEGMSLIQWTRIVADFSYAWLATFSAYLSSSFTLEERYSSNSSSVGCLAYKSMVFKPYHCSSTFFVRKLLT; this is encoded by the exons ATGGACCCATCAACGATGCGGGACCCGCCGGTCAGCGTGAGTCCCGAATTCCCATCCCCTACCTCGCCCCTCTCTCTCTGCTCCCCAATTTCTCCCCATCGATCCTCGCCGCCTCCATCCCTAGGCAGGCAGGCTCGAGGGAGGGACGCTCATCTCCGGGAGGGGCTCCGCTTGCCGCACCAGGTCCGTGGGGTTGCAGGCCTACtgctccgcctccgcctcgtaCGTGGGGTGCTGGCCGTCGCTAGCGGAGGCAATCCTCGATCTGTTTCCGGCTACAAG ATGGGCAAGGTGCACGCTGCGTTTCAGGAGTTTCAGCATCGTCGAGATGGCCTTATCAAGGCTCTCACCGCAA ATTTGGATACAATTATTGAGGAAGccaaaaagattggcaaggagacACCAT ATGATCAAAGGAAGTGCCTATGGGGATTGGAGGACAAAAGCTGGGAGCTGCGACATGCTGCATATCCATGCTCCGAGGCTCCTCCGCAGCCTGAGCCGTTACCTCCCTTTGAAGAAGGGATGTCACTAATCCAATGGACTAGGATAGTCGCAGATTTCAGCTATGCTTGGCTTGCGACTTTCTCAGCATATCTGTCCTCCTCTTTTACCCTTGAAGAAAG ATACTCATCGAACTCCTCTTCAGTAGGATGCCTTGCATACAAGTCCATGGTCTTCAAGCCGTATCACTGCAGCTCTACATTTTTTGTCAGGAAACTTTTAACATAA
- the LOC127302767 gene encoding PHD finger protein ALFIN-LIKE 3 isoform X1, translating to MDPSTMRDPPVSVSPEFPSPTSPLSLCSPISPHRSSPPPSLGRQARGRDAHLREGLRLPHQVRGVAGLLLRLRLVRGVLAVASGGNPRSVSGYKMGKVHAAFQEFQHRRDGLIKALTANLDTIIEEAKKIGKETPYDQRKCLWGLEDKSWELRHAAYPCSEAPPQPEPLPPFEEGMSLIQWTRIVADFSYAWLATFSAYLSSSFTLEESCWRMDGKQLMVLVADATVLLKKTTSRRHTTVSGAGQRGAGVVA from the exons ATGGACCCATCAACGATGCGGGACCCGCCGGTCAGCGTGAGTCCCGAATTCCCATCCCCTACCTCGCCCCTCTCTCTCTGCTCCCCAATTTCTCCCCATCGATCCTCGCCGCCTCCATCCCTAGGCAGGCAGGCTCGAGGGAGGGACGCTCATCTCCGGGAGGGGCTCCGCTTGCCGCACCAGGTCCGTGGGGTTGCAGGCCTACtgctccgcctccgcctcgtaCGTGGGGTGCTGGCCGTCGCTAGCGGAGGCAATCCTCGATCTGTTTCCGGCTACAAG ATGGGCAAGGTGCACGCTGCGTTTCAGGAGTTTCAGCATCGTCGAGATGGCCTTATCAAGGCTCTCACCGCAA ATTTGGATACAATTATTGAGGAAGccaaaaagattggcaaggagacACCAT ATGATCAAAGGAAGTGCCTATGGGGATTGGAGGACAAAAGCTGGGAGCTGCGACATGCTGCATATCCATGCTCCGAGGCTCCTCCGCAGCCTGAGCCGTTACCTCCCTTTGAAGAAGGGATGTCACTAATCCAATGGACTAGGATAGTCGCAGATTTCAGCTATGCTTGGCTTGCGACTTTCTCAGCATATCTGTCCTCCTCTTTTACCCTTGAAGAAAG CTGTTGGAGGATGGACGGCAAGCAGCTCATGGTCTTGGTCGCCGACGCCACCGTGCTGCTCAAGAAAACCACGAGCAGACGACACACGACAGTCAGTGGCGCGGGGCAACGAGGAGCCGGTGTTGTGGCCTGA
- the LOC127302767 gene encoding PHD finger protein ALFIN-LIKE 2 isoform X4 — translation MDPSTMRDPPVSVSPEFPSPTSPLSLCSPISPHRSSPPPSLGRQARGRDAHLREGLRLPHQVRGVAGLLLRLRLVRGVLAVASGGNPRSVSGYKMGKVHAAFQEFQHRRDGLIKALTANLDTIIEEAKKIGKETPYDQRKCLWGLEDKSWELRHAAYPCSEAPPQPEPLPPFEEGMSLIQWTRIVADFSYAWLATFSAYLSSSFTLEERFGSLGWFASY, via the exons ATGGACCCATCAACGATGCGGGACCCGCCGGTCAGCGTGAGTCCCGAATTCCCATCCCCTACCTCGCCCCTCTCTCTCTGCTCCCCAATTTCTCCCCATCGATCCTCGCCGCCTCCATCCCTAGGCAGGCAGGCTCGAGGGAGGGACGCTCATCTCCGGGAGGGGCTCCGCTTGCCGCACCAGGTCCGTGGGGTTGCAGGCCTACtgctccgcctccgcctcgtaCGTGGGGTGCTGGCCGTCGCTAGCGGAGGCAATCCTCGATCTGTTTCCGGCTACAAG ATGGGCAAGGTGCACGCTGCGTTTCAGGAGTTTCAGCATCGTCGAGATGGCCTTATCAAGGCTCTCACCGCAA ATTTGGATACAATTATTGAGGAAGccaaaaagattggcaaggagacACCAT ATGATCAAAGGAAGTGCCTATGGGGATTGGAGGACAAAAGCTGGGAGCTGCGACATGCTGCATATCCATGCTCCGAGGCTCCTCCGCAGCCTGAGCCGTTACCTCCCTTTGAAGAAGGGATGTCACTAATCCAATGGACTAGGATAGTCGCAGATTTCAGCTATGCTTGGCTTGCGACTTTCTCAGCATATCTGTCCTCCTCTTTTACCCTTGAAGAAAGGTTTGGCTCTCTTGGTTGGTTTGCTTCTTACTAG
- the LOC127302767 gene encoding uncharacterized protein isoform X3 → MDPSTMRDPPVSVSPEFPSPTSPLSLCSPISPHRSSPPPSLGRQARGRDAHLREGLRLPHQVRGVAGLLLRLRLVRGVLAVASGGNPRSVSGYKMGKVHAAFQEFQHRRDGLIKALTANLDTIIEEAKKIGKETPYDQRKCLWGLEDKSWELRHAAYPCSEAPPQPEPLPPFEEGMSLIQWTRIVADFSYAWLATFSAYLSSSFTLEESATCSAPLCQPWRRATLVAPGNPIPYS, encoded by the exons ATGGACCCATCAACGATGCGGGACCCGCCGGTCAGCGTGAGTCCCGAATTCCCATCCCCTACCTCGCCCCTCTCTCTCTGCTCCCCAATTTCTCCCCATCGATCCTCGCCGCCTCCATCCCTAGGCAGGCAGGCTCGAGGGAGGGACGCTCATCTCCGGGAGGGGCTCCGCTTGCCGCACCAGGTCCGTGGGGTTGCAGGCCTACtgctccgcctccgcctcgtaCGTGGGGTGCTGGCCGTCGCTAGCGGAGGCAATCCTCGATCTGTTTCCGGCTACAAG ATGGGCAAGGTGCACGCTGCGTTTCAGGAGTTTCAGCATCGTCGAGATGGCCTTATCAAGGCTCTCACCGCAA ATTTGGATACAATTATTGAGGAAGccaaaaagattggcaaggagacACCAT ATGATCAAAGGAAGTGCCTATGGGGATTGGAGGACAAAAGCTGGGAGCTGCGACATGCTGCATATCCATGCTCCGAGGCTCCTCCGCAGCCTGAGCCGTTACCTCCCTTTGAAGAAGGGATGTCACTAATCCAATGGACTAGGATAGTCGCAGATTTCAGCTATGCTTGGCTTGCGACTTTCTCAGCATATCTGTCCTCCTCTTTTACCCTTGAAGAAAG TGCGACCTGCTCTGCTCCTCTCTGTCAACCATGGCGGCGCGCAACACTCGTAGCGCCGGGAAACCCAATCCCATACAGCTAG